The following is a genomic window from Saccopteryx bilineata isolate mSacBil1 chromosome 4, mSacBil1_pri_phased_curated, whole genome shotgun sequence.
GCCTCTAGGCAGCAGTGGGTCCTATTCCCTGCAGGCGGCGAACGAGGCCGCGTTCCAGAGTTCccaggctcagctgctgccctgtGACACCTGCGGCCGCACTTTCTTGCCAGATCGTCTCCTCGTTCACCAGAGAAGCTGCAAGCCCAAGGGTAAGGGGCCGGGAGCACCAAACCCCAACAGTTCTAATGATTTTACCAGTTTTAAGAAAGCTCCTGGTGGCACCCCAGCTCGACCAAGGACTGTCATCTGTTACATTTGTGGTAGGGACTTTggcaccctctcccttcctattcaTGAGCCCAAATGCCTGGAGAAGTGGAAGATGGAAAATGACCGGCTCCCCAGGGAGCTCCGCCGCCCACTCCCACAGAAGCCTCCGCCCCTCCTAACTGGGGAGGAGCCAAGTCCGGCTTCGCTCGTGCCCTGCCCGAATTGTGGCCGGACCTTTGCCCCTGACCGCCTTCCCATACACCAGAGAAGTTGTAAAGCTCCTCCAAGTTCCGCTCAAGTTCAGAATTTGACGTTAGAGGGCAAAGGTAGCCTAAAAGAGTCCACTAATGTCAAGCAACAAAGGAACACGACAGCACCCACTGTGACCAATAAGGTAATTCATGTGCATTGGGTGGACCTGGGAGAACATTCTGCTTCCAGGGGAGAAACGGCCCTAGAATCAACTGCCTCAACCTCTAGAATGGTTTCTTTCAGTGCCTTATTCTGACTCAATGCTGCCTGTCCAAGCTGACCCCCTGGCCAACTCTAGGGGCTGTATCTTTGTTGGCAAAGTAGACATAAGAACATCCTTGCCTGGTGGGTTCTTAGTCCTCTTCCATTCTGCtgccttagagagagagagagagagagagagagagagagagagagagagagagagagatggactttttttttttcttccctgatcCCTCATACCAATAATCCTTGGAAGAGACTGTTATTTGAAAATGAGTCATTAATGCTATGTCTACATTACAAAGCTATAATTCCTGTTCCAAAAGCCAATATTTATTACCAGTTTATTTTAGTCATCTACCTTAGGAATTCACTTTTGGCAATGCTGGGTTATGCTGAGTTTATCTTACTAAAATAGAATCTGTGTCAAAAACCCCAAATGACTTTAGCAATAATTAAACACTGGAGCACTTGCAGAAATAGACATGCTCTGTGAATAcagcatgttttcttttaatagttaCATGATCGTAGTATGTGGGGAACTAACCCCAGCATAGACACGCAAGCAGCTAGTTGTATGTTCGTGATTCTGGGAGGCGCCGACTTCCCGCTGCTGCTCTGTGCCTTGTGTTCAGGTTGGACACCACTCCCCGACTCCCCACTTGGGCAACTGTAAATAAGGATGACCCAGGAGTTCCCAATCATATGATGAAATGTTGGGCCTTCACCTGAAGTTTCTTCATCAACCAGGATTGGGAAGGATGCTTATGAGGGCGGCTACCTGAAAAACAGGGCATGATCTGTGGACTCTGTCCTGCCATTAAGCCAAAGGGTTGGATGTGCTGGCCTCTAGCACACCTTACAGAGTGTCAAATCGTGAGAAACAGGAAGTGgtcaaagttttttttctctgtggcttGCCACTTGAAATGCCTGCCTGCAGGGTCTTTAAATGGCTGCTTTTGGGAAACTAAGGTTACTCGAGCTACTGTAAAGGATTAAACCAGAGAGAGTATGTATGTGGGAGGGGAGAGTGAGCAGGgggatcttttatttttaatccatttttcccCTTACTTTTTGCATTGTATTATTTTGGCAAGTGCATAATACTTTTCCCTAACTtccatatttaaaatgaaattagtaTGGACTTACTGGTTTATAAGATTTCAAGTCAGAGGGCTCAGACTTACTGGTTTATAAGATTTCAAGACAATGATCCTAAGGCTGAAAAGTCAGACTAACAGAAGCTGCGTAAGTTTTCCGATGAACACTGAAGAAAGAATGGGTGGTTTCTTTGCCGAATGAAAACCCAAGCCCTTCAGTGTGGCATGGACTTCAGGCTGGTCTCATAAACATGATCTGTTTTTCCCATCTTCTGGCTGTTGCTTTTCTTCCAAAACATGTGAGGTCTGGATTCAAAGAGCAAAAGGATCGTGTCTCAGGGTCATAATCAGAAACTCTGTTAGTGTATGACTTTCAGCCCCGTTTTCTGATTGTATGCATTTACTTCAAATGCTCTCATTACAGATCTTGAGATAAGGAAGAGTGTGGTGGAGATTCTTGGGCTTGTTGTTATAACACATACTTTGTGCTCCCAAGAGTGGAGCCAACAGGCTGAGCACAGCATGTTCTCACTCAGTCACGACTGCTACAAGGGCTGGCCTGGGCCCACGGCTTCACAAGAAGACACCTCCTGACTCACGCAGTCGTCTGGAAGGGAAAATGTCAGAAGGAGAGGCCAGCGATGGCCCTCGGCGACTCCTGCGTTTAGATCAGTGTGAGGGGGAGCGCAGCAGAACAAGGGCATCTAGAGGACATGGCTGTGTCAAAGCACAGTTAACCCTCCTCCCAGACCCGAAAAGGCACGTGTCAGTGAGAACCTGGCGCCCACAGCTGTCAGATGTGTGCTGGCCTGTTTGGGGACCATGCAGGCTTTAGTGGAGGTCACAGAAAGGTCATCTAATTTAAGGTCCCTTTAGTTGCTAGACTTACAGCAAGCTTGGTTTAATTACAGTGGAGAAATCTCCTAGGCTTCAGAGAAGCCTAAGGTTCTTGAAGCAATGGAGACTCTATTCCTTCACTAAAAAAGATGTTTTCCATGTGACGATGCTCTCAGCAGAGAGCCTCTCCTGGGtgctgtagttttctcttttgcttACAATTTGATCCTGtctattgatgtttctctttctttatatcatttaaaatttagataGTACAGGGAATCATCCATTTTCCGTAAAGAGCACTGCCCTATGCATTATTAGATTTCAGAATTTCATCTGCCTGTGACGGTCGACTTTTGGCTGACCATGATGCACACGCATTCTTTTCACAGTTCAaatgtttgtttcatttcttctcttgTCCGTTAGAACAATTTCCCTCTGGCATCCTTGATCTGACTTCCTATTAGAATCAATGATCTTGCCTGATGTTCTCAAGGGGCTCGGACTTATAGTGAATTCAggtgagaaaataatttcagaacCATGATCACAGTACTTGGAAAACAATTCACTCCAGCTGGGCAACTATGACTGTTTTGCTGGCAGAGTGATCTTCCAGCATAGACTGGCTCACTTCTCTTATGACACAGATGCTTCTGTCACCTTTCAGTCATTTCTAAACATAAACAAATGCCACCAAGGCTAGTTGTCTGCCACGGCCTCAGTGGGTACTCTGGgagagctctgctctgctctgtaaCCACTAAACAGGCTTGAGCTGTCCTGTTGCTTCCCATTCAAAATGCAGAGCTGCATTCACTCCTACTGATCTGAAAAGAAAGTTGTAAAGTATACTAAGTAATATGTAAGAGGAATAAAGCCTTCCACACCAGAAGCGGAGTTAACAGCGGGCGCACCGggcacacaccctgggccccgacttctgaaagggccccgcaaaaccccaacttgacacttttttctaatgacaccaagtttggtttcatgtgtgcaattttaacattgatagtacataatattttttatttatttaaaaatatggttaacatgtatttttattctctctttcttttctttaaggggCCCaaaattttcttctgcacctggagcctcaaccaaccttaatctaccTCTGTTCCACGCGGATTTTTATTTAGAAGCTGTGACTGCCCTGGCTGGGCTTGTGGTTCTCCCAGTACATGGTGTCACCAGCAGCACTGAATTGCCTTTCTTTCCTCTGAAAGTAGGAAAGTCTGAATAAGTAATATTCAATTCAGCAAGATTTTAATAGCGGTATTAACCCCAGGTGAAATTTTGATGTATAATATAGGAAATCATAGAttagaattttgaattttaatattatatttacttaGTGAGATCCTTTGATGTCTACTTCAGTAAGTAGTTTCCTAAGTGACGCTGAGGAGTACAGTAACAGAGGTCATTATTGCTCCATTTTAATATGAGTGCATAAATTTTAATGTTTGcattaaatatttggaaaaaatatttcctttcctgGAAACCagtggtatttcatttttttggctTTAGGCCTTTTCTGGCTAAATGGAACCCAGATTACAGAGTTAATTAAATGTAACTACAAACTGAAGTGAAGCCTTTGTCTAATTATCTTTTATTGGTTAGATCATACTTGGGGTTATTTCCTTACGATTATGCTTGTAACATGCGAAACACCTTTCCTGGAAATCCTTCACTATGTTACAAAGtagacattctttttctttagagaaacTATCTTTTCTGTAAATGATTGTCTCTCAATGGAGTTTTAATCTACCTTGGACATCCATCCTAGATGCTCAAGTTTGAGCGAATAGTCCCTTCAGATTCCTCTTTAGCATCTGGTGCTGCCATCTggtgttttcttttaaagtaatgTCTTCTACACTAtcaaaaatattattgcttttctctttgtattACCTCCAAAAATATTTGAGAAGTTACTCTTGTAATAAAAGCTCCAGAGTTTTAGGGCTTCCATTACATAGTTGATTTCATGTTATAAATTCTGTTTCATGGCTAAGTGTCTCATTCTCTAAAGGCAAAACTCTCAATAGGAAGGTCACACACAGTCAGAAAGACTCAGAAGGGCAGGACGGAAGTTCTCACGTTGTGAAAAGTTTTGTGTGTGCACGTGTACCTACCGAGTAAGAAGTATTTGGAGCTCACTGGGAGACATGGGAAAAAGGACacttttttgagtatttttatgtTAGCTTTTATCCTCTCAGTGAAATGCCAGGCATGCTTTACCAAGCCTATccatgtgagaaagagagaggtataATGAGAGAGAAAAGATTAATTTTAAGAGTCTACTTAATCCTTTGTTTCTTCATGCCTTCCGTGAAATTGAGTTCCTGAAATCAAGGCTAGCACTGGTAGAACCCTTTGCCTCTATGACTCCCAAACACAAGAATGACTTGGAACTCTTTGGAAGTGATGGAGTATCCAGGAAGATTATTTTGGGGGGTTTGCACCCTTATAATCATCTTCAGTGGCCCTAGTTCCCCTCTCAGCTCTGCTGATGTCACATAAACCAGCCTTGATGTCACAAACTGCTCCCTGATGATGCTGGCAGCTGGACTACTAATATCCAGCTCCATGTGCCACTGCATCTTTCCTTGGTGCCAACCATGCCCGCACACCAGGGCAGCATTTTAGGATCCCATCGCTCTCAGGTGCACAAAGTCCAACTCTAAGGTAACGAGACCAGTTCTCTCCTGCACTGTTGTTTCTAAACTCCAACCCCAAAGAATCTGTATATGCACAAGGTGAGGCAacagtaggttcacagttgtgagaacgcgaaacagagtttattcttgtgttgttattaatgattgtattattttccatgtgaataactgtaaaccaactttgccccaccctgtctaTTGGGTGGGATATGTGTACATTGAGGGTAGGGGAGAGGAAGTTACAAATATTAGAGCTCCGGTATCACTCACAAAATTGTTGTAC
Proteins encoded in this region:
- the LOC136336355 gene encoding zinc finger protein 474-like isoform X2: MERGKEKGVSKKAQQAFHSFKEPTFLINQAVLAGDIDSSLLPEIEQVNLGAKTKTNPQKNRPGTVILSKQSSKRTMSESQPSPPVIPSRRPGFRICYICGREFGSQSLAIHEPQCLEKWHIENSKLPKHLRRPEPSKPQPLGSSGSYSLQAANEAAFQSSQAQLLPCDTCGRTFLPDRLLVHQRSCKPKGKGPGAPNPNSSNDFTSFKKAPGGTPARPRTVICYICGRDFGTLSLPIHEPKCLEKWKMENDRLPRELRRPLPQKPPPLLTGEEPSPASLVPCPNCGRTFAPDRLPIHQRSCKAPPSSAQVQNLTLEGKGSLKESTNVKQQRNTTAPTVTNKGPKIFFCTWSLNQP